The Phaeobacter gallaeciensis DSM 26640 genomic sequence GCGAGCGGCGCTATCTGCGGTCTGCGTCGGCAGGCCCCGATCCCGCTCATCGGCCGGGATGGTCCGATCATGACGGACAGCGGCAACCAGCAGCGGGTTTACAAGGCGGATTTCGTCTATGTCGACAACGCGCTGGGCGTCACCGTCGTTGAGGATCGCAAGGGGCATGAGACCGACAAATTCAAACTAGTGAAATCAGTTCTGGCGGCTCAGGGCATTGAGCTGCTGATCACCCGCGCAAAGGGGTGATGGATCAAATCTTGCTTCGCGCCAATCAATAGCGCGCAGACCGGAAAACAACATCGGGGGAACCGATAGTGAGCAGAAAATCAAAGCCAATCGACCTGGGGTCCAAGATTGTCCGGATTATTGAAAGCACCCGGATCAGCGTCACATGTGAGGAGGTTGCACAGGACAGCATTCATGTGGCGCTGCGTGATGCTGTTCCGGGCGTGCAAAGGGAGGTGCGGCTGAGCGACCGTGACCGCGTTGACCTTATGGCTGGTCCGGTGGCCATAGAGGTGAAGGTCAAGAAGCGCCAGAGCCGAGCCCAGATCCTGAAGCAGCTGGAACGCTACGCCGAGCACGACGAGGTCAAGGCGGTCATCTTGGCGACTGCCGACGCATGGCCCGGCACGATCTCTGACCTCAACGGCAAGCCCCTCTTGGTTGCCTCTCTGACCAAGGGATGGTTGTGATGAACGGCTTTGTCGATTTTCATGAGGGCAAATGGCGCGTCTCTGATCTGAAACCCCATGTCTCACTCCGGTTCAAGGACGTATTCAAGGGGATACAGTTCGGTGCCACGCCGCCGTTTGACCTGCGTGATCGCCCCAGCTTCGCCGCGGATCTCGACTGGTTTATGCAGCGTTATCCGCTCAGCCTCACAGAGGATGCGCAATCTCGGCTGTCAGATCAGCTGAAAACCTATGCATATCTGCAGGATCGTGTCGCAGAGTTGAAGCGACCGGACTACCGGCCCAGCATCAAGCCCGGGTTCAAGGCCCCAGAGGAGGCCGAGGACTATCAGATCAGGGCGGCGGAGATGCTGCGCAGCACCGGCAGCCTGTTGCTGTTAGATGATGTGGGTCTCGGCAAGACGGTTTCTTTCCTCGCCTCTGTTGCCGATGGTTGGGGGCTGCCTGCCGCGGTTGTGGTGCAGCCGCACCTATCATCGCAGTGGGTTAAGGAATACATTGAGCGCTTCACCCATCTGACAGCGTTCGAGGTCAAGGATCGCAAGGTGCGCGACTTGCCGCCTGCCGATATCTACCTCTTCCGCTATTCCAACATCGCAGCATGGGCAGACTACGCCGCAACGCTGGGCATTAAGAC encodes the following:
- a CDS encoding DUF1064 domain-containing protein, which produces MERMTAADYNKAQRDEKGQGEDRRRVRGTKRTTTADGITHDSKTEADRWEELKLLQASGAICGLRRQAPIPLIGRDGPIMTDSGNQQRVYKADFVYVDNALGVTVVEDRKGHETDKFKLVKSVLAAQGIELLITRAKG